The Actinocorallia herbida DNA window GGGCCCGAGGACGGCGTCGGCGCTCAGCCCTTCGGTGACCGCCGCGAGCACGGCGGGCGGCGCCAGGACGCGCAGGCGTGCGGCCTCCCGCAGCCGGAACAGGCCCAGGGTGTGGTCGAGTTCCGCGTCCGTGAGCACGACGCCGGCGACCGGCGTGCGCCGTGCACCGGGGCCGGGCCGCAGCTCGGGGAACGCCTCGATCTGTTCGGTGACGTCGGGCGCCGCGTTCACCAGGAACCACGCGCCGGGCGCCGTCTCGACGGCGATGGACGCGTGGCGGCGCGGCAGGCCCCGGGACCGCCGCGCGGAGCCGCACCCCTCGCAGGCGCAGTTCCACTGGGGGACTCCGCCGCCCGCGGCGGTGCCCAGGACCCGCAGTCTCATGTCAGAGCTTCCCGCCGAAGTACATGGTGACCTCCATCGAGGTCTCGATCACCTCGTAGCCGGGGCTGCGCCAGCAGACGCTCTTCTGTCCGCGCTCGCGGTCGCGCGAGCTGTGTCCGTGCGTGGATTCCATGGGGTTCCTCTCTCGGTTACCGGACGACGATCTTGCCCGTGCTCTGCGGGAAGACCGGGTCGTTGTAGAAGTACTCGCCCGCCTTGTCGAAGGTGTGCGTGTACGTCTGGCCAGGGGCGAGCCTGCCCGTGGCGAACTCGTGGTCGAAGAACGACGCGGCGCCGTGGCTGTTGGCGTTGTCGGCCGGGTTCACGAACGTGACCGTCGTGCCCTTGGGGATCTCCAGGTGCTGGGGGGCCATGGCGTTCTGCGAGACGGTGTTCTCGACGGCGCCGGGCGCCTGGGCCGCGTTGTCCCACAGCCGGCCGAGGGTGATCGTGGTGGTCCCGGTGACGGCGGCGACGCGGATCTGGTTGCGCTTGGAGGGCGGCACGGGCGCGGCGGCGGGCGCGACGGTGCCGCCGAGCCTGAACGCCCACAGGTGGTCGCCCTTGGGGATGTCGGGGTAGGGCAGGCCGTTTCCTCCGGCGAGGACGGCGATGTACTGGACTCCGTCGATCTCGTAGGAGACGGGGCTGGTGTGCACGCCCGCGCCGGTCTGCCAGCTCCACAGGACCTCACCGTTCCGGTCGTCCATCGCGGTGAGGACGCCGTCCGGGCCGCCCTGGAACATGACGCGTCCGGCGGTGGTGAGGATGCCGTTGCCGTGGGCGAGCGACCAGTCGCCCTCCTTGCGCCAGACGGGCTCGTTGGTGTGCGGGTCGACGGCGACGATGCCGCCGGAGAAGTACTCGCCGTAGGGGCGGGCGGTGTTCACCCGGCCGCCGTTGGTGTTGGAGTACGAGGAGTTGATGAGCCCGTATCCGACGTACAGGTGCCCGGTGTGGGGGCTGAAGGAGAGGTGCGACCAGTCGGCGCCTCCCCCTGCGCCCGGGTACAGGATGGTGGCCTCGTCCCAGAACGGGGTGAAGATCCCGCCGGTGGGGTAGTACGGCACGGGCCGGGTGGTGTCGTGGAAGTCCGGCTGCTGGTGGACGAACGGCCTGCCGCCGGGGAAGGGCTGGGTCGGCCAGGTCTTCTGCCGCGCGTCCTGCGGGACGGGCTTCTCCTTCATCCCGTGGACCGGCTCGCCCGTCCGGCGGTCCAGGACGTAGAACATGCCGACCTTGCTGCCGTAGACGACGACCTTGCGCGTCCGGCCCTTGATGCGCAGGTCGACCAGCACGGGGGCCATGACGTTGTCGTAGTCCCAGATGTCGTGGTGCACCGACTGGAAGTGCCAGCGCCGCTCGCCGGTCTTGGCGTCGATCGCCAGCAGGCAGTTGGCGAAGAGGTTCGTCCCGCCCCTGGTGGAGCCGTTGGTCCGCGGGTAGGGGTTGCCGAACGTCCAGTAGACGAGCCCGAGCTCTGGGTCGACGGCCGGGTGCATCCAGGTGACGGCGCCGCCGGTCTTCCAGGACTCGCCCTCCCAGGTGTCGTTGCCGAACTCGCCGGGGCCGGGGGCGCCCCAGAAGATCCACGCGATCTCGCCGGTGTCGGCGTGCAGGGCGTAGGCGCGGCCGCGGGCGCCGATGGTGCTGCCCTGCATGCCGACGTAGATCATCCCGTCCCAGTGCACGATGGCGCCGGCCAGCGTGCCGATGCTGCCGCCGCACTGTCCGTTGGCGGGGTCGCAGCCGTCGGGGTCGCCGCTCTCCTCGACGTCGAGCAGCAGCTGCTTCTGCCAGACGACGGCGCCGGTCTCCTGGTCGAGGGCGTAGACGATGTTCGCGCCGGAGGCGGTGAACACCTTGCCGTCGGCGACCGCGACGCCGCGCATGTTCGTGCGGCGGCTGCCGACATTGGTCTTCCACTTGACCGCGCCGGTCCTCCCGTCGACCGCGAAGACGTTCTGCTGGGTGGTCTGCACGTAGAGCACGCCGTCCTTGGTGACGATGGTGCTCTGCTGCGCCGCGGAGGCGTCCCCGCCCTCCAGGTTGACGTGCCAGGCGCCGCCGAGGCGCTTCGCGTTCTGCCGGGTGATCTGGCGGAGCCCCGAGTGGTTCTGGTTGCCCAGGTCGCCGCCGACGGTCGGGTAGTCCCGCCCGGTCCGGCCGAGTCCGGGCGGCTGCTTCGGCACGGAGGGGCCGCCTTCGGCCTGTGCGGGCGCGGCGGGGGTGGTGAGCGCCAGCGCGCCGCCGGCGGTCGCGGCGCCGGTGAGGAAGGCGCGTCTGCCCAGGGGTCTCGTCATGGGGGCTCCTATCCGCGGAGGATTTCAGGGGCGGGAAGTGCGGACCACTAGACGGTTCAATCGAACCGTTCAACGGTCGCCACCGTAAGACGCTCGCGGTCGGCCCGCAAGACCCGAACACGAATCCGCCGATAAAGCCACTGGGTCTTGATGAACGGCAGGACGCGTGAGATCGTCATCTGGCCCAAGCCGGTACAACAGGTCCATCTAGCGGACCAACCCCTGGGCTGGAAGGAGCGCAAGCGATGAGGAGACCTTCCTCGCATCTGAAGACCGCGCTGATGGCGAGCGTCGGCACCGCCGCCGTGCTGGCCTCGACGATCGTCGGCACGAGCCTCATGGCGTCGGCCGGCGGGCAGCCGACGAAGAAGCCGCAGACGGGAGCGCAGAACCTGGGGAACCCCGACTACGGGGTGTGCCGCGGCACGGACCCGGACTGCTACCACGACTGGGGCAACTTCGACCCGGCCGAGGGCTACAAGGTCCTGCTCTTCACCCGGACGGCCGGCCCCCGGCACGCCAACCTCGGACCCGCGCTCGGCCCGGGACTGAACCCCCCGCTGACGGACGCCAACATCGTCCAGAAGGGCATCGCGGCCCTCGGCGAGAAGAACGGCTTCAAGGTCGATCACACCGAGGACATCACCCAGTTCTCCACCCCCGCGAAACTGTTCCAGTACAACGCGGTCATCTTCTTCAGCACCTCGCGCGACACCCTGGACGACGCCGCTCAGACCTCGCTGCGCCAGTACATCCGCGGCGGTGGCGGATTCGTCGGCATCCACAACGCCTTCGGCACCGAGTACAACTGGCCCTACTACGAGGGCCTGCTGGGCAACGCCAACTTCTACGACCACGGCCCCGCCCAGCCCGGCACCGTGCGCACCCTCAGCCGCAGGGACGCCTCGACCAAGGGCCTTCCGGCCACCTGGACGACCACCGACGAGTGGTACAACCTGGTGCCGTTCCCCACGAACGTCCGCTTCCTGGCGACCGTGGAGGAGTCCTCCCTCAGGCCCTCCACCGGCGGCGGGCACCCCGGCCACGGCGACTTCCACCCCGTCGCCTGGTGCCAGTACTACGACGGCGGCCGCTCCTGGGTCACCACCCTCGGCCACGACGCGAAGATGTTCACCGACAACGCCACCTTCCAGGGCGCCGAGGAACTCCAGAAGCTCATCGCCGGCGGCATCAGGTCGGCCGCGGGCATGGACCCCTTCTGCCGCTAGTCCACTCCCCCGAGCCGCCCCGCCCTCCGATCCGGAGGGCGGGGCGCTCGCTTTTCCCTCACCCTTCGGGACGCCGCAGCACGAGCACGAGGCCCGCCAGGGTGACGGCCATGCCCGCGAAGGCGACCCGGGTGACGTCCTCACCGAGCAGCACGGCACCCCAGCCGACGCCGAATCCGGGGACGAGCAGGTTGACGTTCGCCGCACGTGCTGGGCCTTCCCGGTCGATCAGCCAGTAGAAGAGGAGATAGGCGACCCCGCTTCCCAGCACGCCGACCAGGACCGCGGCACCCAGGACGAGGGGCGGGAACGGTCCGGCCGGCGGCAGGACGAGCACCGCGGGCGCGAGCAGGGCGAAGGCGGCGATCTGCTGTCCCGCCGCGAGGGCGACCGGCCCGGTCTTGGCGAAGCGGTCGGCCGCGTAGAAACCGCCGTAGGCGAAGATCCCGGCACCCGCGACGGCCGCGACGACGCCGGCGAAGGCCCCGGGCCCGTCCAGGCTCAGGTTCTTCGTGCTCATCACCACGACCACGCCCGCCGTCGCGAGGAGCACTCCGGCGATCTGGCGCGCGCCCGGCGCATGCCTTCGCCGGACCGCCTCGATCACCAGCGCGATGGGCACCGAGGAGGTGTTGAGCACCGAGACCGTTCCCGCGTTGAGCGTCACCGACGCCAGGGCCAGCAGGCTGAAGGGCAGCGCGGCCGACAGCAGGCCGAGAACGGCGAAGCCCCGCCAGTCGCCGAGGCGCGGAAGATCGT harbors:
- a CDS encoding PQQ-binding-like beta-propeller repeat protein produces the protein MTRPLGRRAFLTGAATAGGALALTTPAAPAQAEGGPSVPKQPPGLGRTGRDYPTVGGDLGNQNHSGLRQITRQNAKRLGGAWHVNLEGGDASAAQQSTIVTKDGVLYVQTTQQNVFAVDGRTGAVKWKTNVGSRRTNMRGVAVADGKVFTASGANIVYALDQETGAVVWQKQLLLDVEESGDPDGCDPANGQCGGSIGTLAGAIVHWDGMIYVGMQGSTIGARGRAYALHADTGEIAWIFWGAPGPGEFGNDTWEGESWKTGGAVTWMHPAVDPELGLVYWTFGNPYPRTNGSTRGGTNLFANCLLAIDAKTGERRWHFQSVHHDIWDYDNVMAPVLVDLRIKGRTRKVVVYGSKVGMFYVLDRRTGEPVHGMKEKPVPQDARQKTWPTQPFPGGRPFVHQQPDFHDTTRPVPYYPTGGIFTPFWDEATILYPGAGGGADWSHLSFSPHTGHLYVGYGLINSSYSNTNGGRVNTARPYGEYFSGGIVAVDPHTNEPVWRKEGDWSLAHGNGILTTAGRVMFQGGPDGVLTAMDDRNGEVLWSWQTGAGVHTSPVSYEIDGVQYIAVLAGGNGLPYPDIPKGDHLWAFRLGGTVAPAAAPVPPSKRNQIRVAAVTGTTTITLGRLWDNAAQAPGAVENTVSQNAMAPQHLEIPKGTTVTFVNPADNANSHGAASFFDHEFATGRLAPGQTYTHTFDKAGEYFYNDPVFPQSTGKIVVR
- the pqqA gene encoding pyrroloquinoline quinone precursor peptide PqqA encodes the protein MESTHGHSSRDRERGQKSVCWRSPGYEVIETSMEVTMYFGGKL
- a CDS encoding DMT family transporter yields the protein MKGGSTGVLVGCGALFGSTFVLIRFAVPSFGPVAVTAVRALLGGALLLAVAWRRHDLPRLGDWRGFAVLGLLSAALPFSLLALASVTLNAGTVSVLNTSSVPIALVIEAVRRRHAPGARQIAGVLLATAGVVVVMSTKNLSLDGPGAFAGVVAAVAGAGIFAYGGFYAADRFAKTGPVALAAGQQIAAFALLAPAVLVLPPAGPFPPLVLGAAVLVGVLGSGVAYLLFYWLIDREGPARAANVNLLVPGFGVGWGAVLLGEDVTRVAFAGMAVTLAGLVLVLRRPEG
- a CDS encoding ThuA domain-containing protein, translating into MRRPSSHLKTALMASVGTAAVLASTIVGTSLMASAGGQPTKKPQTGAQNLGNPDYGVCRGTDPDCYHDWGNFDPAEGYKVLLFTRTAGPRHANLGPALGPGLNPPLTDANIVQKGIAALGEKNGFKVDHTEDITQFSTPAKLFQYNAVIFFSTSRDTLDDAAQTSLRQYIRGGGGFVGIHNAFGTEYNWPYYEGLLGNANFYDHGPAQPGTVRTLSRRDASTKGLPATWTTTDEWYNLVPFPTNVRFLATVEESSLRPSTGGGHPGHGDFHPVAWCQYYDGGRSWVTTLGHDAKMFTDNATFQGAEELQKLIAGGIRSAAGMDPFCR